In one Roseburia intestinalis L1-82 genomic region, the following are encoded:
- a CDS encoding DUF3852 domain-containing protein, with product MKKKKWMMMAVMVLALTMMFGTTVYASGKGDVAGAIEGTWQDASAQIKTVVNKVVFPAIDLILAVFFFAKLGTAYFDYRKHGQFEWAAPAILFACLVFTLTAPTYIWKILGI from the coding sequence ATGAAGAAAAAGAAATGGATGATGATGGCAGTGATGGTGCTTGCACTTACGATGATGTTTGGAACTACAGTATATGCGTCAGGGAAAGGGGATGTGGCAGGCGCAATCGAGGGTACATGGCAGGATGCCTCCGCACAGATCAAGACAGTAGTCAATAAGGTGGTGTTTCCGGCAATCGACCTGATACTTGCCGTATTCTTCTTTGCAAAGCTGGGTACGGCATACTTCGATTACCGAAAACACGGACAGTTTGAATGGGCGGCACCCGCAATCCTGTTTGCGTGTCTGGTATTCACGCTGACGGCACCGACCTATATCTGGAAAATCCTTGGCATATAG
- a CDS encoding conjugal transfer protein TrbL family protein — translation MFIFDFVAETVLDQIIDWLYGKIVGFLNDFFAMMNNMGVELFDLPWVNAITTFFSWLGWALFVVGLVVGAFECAIEYQGGRGSIKDTALNYVKGFMAVSLFSILPVNLYSLSVSLQSSFGSALSGITDAESIGMTAQQVLMSAAMPGVGNPILQIFCAVMMGYAVIKVFFGNLKRGGILLIQIAVGSLYMFSVPRGYIDGFTQWCKQVIGICLTAFLQSTMLTAGLMIFKDHPLLGLGVMLSSTEVPRIAGQFGLDTSTKANLMSGVYAAQTAINISKTVVKAVAA, via the coding sequence ATGTTTATATTTGATTTTGTTGCGGAAACCGTACTAGACCAGATCATCGACTGGCTGTATGGGAAGATCGTTGGATTTCTCAATGATTTTTTTGCAATGATGAACAATATGGGGGTGGAATTGTTTGACCTGCCGTGGGTGAATGCAATTACCACTTTTTTTAGCTGGCTTGGCTGGGCATTGTTTGTGGTAGGGCTGGTGGTCGGAGCTTTTGAATGTGCCATAGAGTATCAGGGAGGAAGGGGCAGTATCAAGGATACTGCCTTAAACTATGTCAAGGGATTTATGGCGGTCAGCCTGTTTTCCATTCTTCCGGTCAACTTATACTCCCTAAGTGTGTCGCTGCAGAGTTCCTTCGGATCGGCATTATCCGGCATTACAGATGCGGAAAGCATCGGGATGACTGCACAGCAGGTGCTTATGTCAGCCGCCATGCCGGGAGTGGGGAATCCGATCCTGCAGATATTCTGTGCCGTGATGATGGGGTATGCCGTGATAAAAGTGTTTTTCGGAAACCTGAAAAGAGGAGGCATCCTGCTCATACAGATCGCAGTTGGAAGCCTTTATATGTTTTCTGTTCCAAGAGGATATATTGACGGTTTTACCCAGTGGTGCAAGCAGGTCATTGGAATCTGTCTCACCGCTTTCCTGCAGTCCACCATGCTCACGGCAGGACTCATGATCTTCAAGGACCATCCTCTGCTTGGTCTGGGTGTCATGCTTTCCTCCACGGAGGTGCCGAGGATTGCCGGACAGTTCGGACTGGACACCAGCACAAAGGCAAACCTGATGAGCGGAGTTTATGCAGCGCAGACAGCCATCAACATTTCAAAAACGGTTGTCAAAGCAGTGGCAGCATAA
- a CDS encoding DNA cytosine methyltransferase has product MEKKLGSLFDGIGGFPLAAKRNGIRPVWASEIEKFPMAVTMHRFPEMKHMGDITKLHGENLPVVDVIAGGSPCQDLSIAGRRAGLAGMRSGLFLEQVRIIKEMRRQEERRKNSSGRRADVPVRPRYMVWENVPGAFSSGEPKGADFKRVLEEVCGISEESVSLPGPPDGAWTPAGIILGQEFSVAWRVLDAQFWGVPQRRRRIFLIADFGGHSAGEILFESESVWRHYQESREQRKKAAADLGGGTFDAGTGADIVCLMDQGGQRMDVYRNLIGTLLAHSSSTPPIIMASSQANAEIGIGYCPTITAAAGMAGNNQPILFDNHGPDTRYSGPVKVAQTVTSALGTGGNNTPLAVHGEPYCIAGNVINRQDKNGGNGCGYQQGVSYTLTTEDRHCVAYTDDLPELYQDVVGTLCAKDAKGLNSQYVSQSKCIVSRKKRVRKLIPLECERLMGFPDHWTDIPGASDSVRYRALGNSVAVPCVEYILCGIAYFLERQEGERDVHIPG; this is encoded by the coding sequence ATGGAGAAAAAGCTGGGGAGTCTGTTCGATGGGATCGGGGGATTTCCATTGGCAGCAAAAAGAAATGGCATACGGCCTGTGTGGGCGAGTGAGATAGAAAAGTTTCCCATGGCAGTTACCATGCACCGGTTCCCGGAGATGAAACACATGGGAGACATTACAAAACTGCATGGGGAAAACCTCCCGGTTGTGGATGTGATAGCCGGGGGTTCGCCATGTCAGGACTTATCCATTGCCGGGAGACGCGCAGGACTTGCGGGGATGCGTTCCGGTCTCTTTTTAGAGCAGGTACGCATCATAAAAGAAATGCGCAGGCAGGAGGAAAGGAGGAAAAACAGCAGTGGAAGGAGAGCAGATGTCCCTGTTCGACCTCGGTATATGGTCTGGGAAAATGTGCCGGGAGCCTTCTCAAGCGGAGAACCAAAAGGAGCAGATTTTAAGAGAGTCCTCGAAGAAGTCTGTGGTATATCGGAGGAGTCCGTATCTTTACCTGGACCGCCGGATGGGGCATGGACTCCTGCCGGGATTATTCTGGGACAGGAATTCTCTGTTGCTTGGAGGGTACTGGACGCTCAATTTTGGGGAGTCCCCCAGAGACGCCGAAGAATCTTCCTTATCGCAGATTTTGGAGGCCACAGTGCCGGAGAGATATTATTTGAGTCCGAAAGCGTGTGGAGGCATTATCAGGAGAGCAGGGAACAGAGGAAAAAAGCTGCCGCCGATCTTGGAGGCGGCACTTTTGATGCAGGCACAGGAGCCGACATAGTGTGTCTGATGGATCAGGGAGGACAGCGGATGGATGTGTACCGGAACCTTATCGGTACACTTCTGGCACACAGTTCAAGCACACCGCCCATTATCATGGCGAGCAGTCAGGCAAATGCAGAAATCGGGATCGGATATTGTCCGACCATTACAGCCGCGGCAGGGATGGCAGGCAATAACCAGCCGATCCTGTTTGACAATCACGGACCGGACACCCGCTACAGCGGACCGGTGAAGGTGGCGCAGACCGTTACTTCTGCACTGGGGACGGGAGGCAACAATACGCCGCTTGCTGTTCATGGAGAACCCTACTGCATCGCCGGAAATGTCATCAACCGTCAGGATAAAAACGGGGGAAACGGCTGCGGCTATCAGCAGGGAGTCAGTTATACGCTGACAACAGAGGACAGGCATTGTGTGGCATACACGGATGACCTGCCGGAGCTTTATCAGGACGTGGTTGGAACATTGTGTGCCAAGGATGCAAAAGGGCTGAACAGTCAGTATGTCAGCCAGAGCAAATGCATTGTAAGCAGAAAGAAGCGTGTGAGGAAACTCATACCGCTTGAGTGTGAAAGACTCATGGGGTTCCCGGACCACTGGACGGACATTCCGGGAGCAAGTGACAGTGTCCGGTACCGGGCATTGGGAAACAGCGTGGCAGTGCCGTGTGTGGAATATATTCTCTGCGGCATTGCTTATTTTTTAGAAAGACAGGAGGGAGAACGGGATGTACATATACCCGGATAA
- a CDS encoding VirB4 family type IV secretion system protein produces the protein MNNNRKKKTQTQTPGEERLKSFLDMIAPSVIQFYTDHYICGNTFRSVWALREYPTATDEQAILRHLGEKDGVTLRIYTRQVTPAEEKKIISNAANKNRMKQGNTENLQETVTAASNLQDVTNIIATMHRNREPLLHTAVYLELSAADMDKLKLLQTEVLTELIRSKLNVDKLLLRQKQGFLCVHPAGRNVFLEQFERALPASSVANLFPFNYSGKTDKNGFYIGRDKFGSNVIVDFNQRADDKTNANILILGNSGQGKSYLLKLIQTILRESGMKVICLDPEHEYVDLTGNLGGCFVDLMSGEYIINVLEPKTWDENGSPEDTEAPYAFRCSSKLSQHISFLKDFFRSYKNFTDSQLDTIEIMLAKLYEKWNIGDDTDFGRLTPKDYPILSDLYDLMEEEYKHYDAKKKQLYTAELLQEICLGLHSMCKGAESKFFNGHTNITDSSFLTFGVKGLLQASKNVKDAMLFNVLSYMSNELLTNGHTAACIDEFYLFLTNLTAVEYIRNFMKRVRKKDSAVILASQNLEDFNIDGIREYTKPLFSIPTHVFLFNAGNIDSRFYIDTLQLEQSEYNLIRYPQRGVCLYKCGNERYNLMVHAPEYKEKLFGSAGGR, from the coding sequence ATGAATAACAACAGAAAGAAAAAAACACAGACACAGACACCGGGGGAAGAGAGGCTTAAGAGTTTCCTTGACATGATCGCGCCGTCCGTCATCCAGTTTTACACGGATCATTATATCTGCGGGAATACGTTCCGCAGTGTCTGGGCACTCAGGGAATATCCGACTGCAACGGATGAGCAGGCAATCCTGCGCCACCTTGGGGAAAAGGACGGTGTGACACTGCGTATCTATACCAGACAGGTCACACCGGCAGAGGAGAAAAAAATTATCAGCAATGCGGCAAACAAGAACCGCATGAAACAGGGGAATACAGAAAATTTACAGGAGACAGTCACGGCAGCGAGCAACCTGCAGGATGTGACCAACATCATTGCGACCATGCACCGCAACAGGGAGCCGTTACTGCATACGGCTGTGTATCTGGAGTTATCCGCAGCGGACATGGATAAGTTAAAGCTGCTGCAGACCGAAGTGTTGACAGAACTCATCCGTTCCAAACTGAACGTGGATAAGCTGCTGTTGCGCCAGAAGCAGGGGTTCTTATGTGTGCATCCGGCTGGCAGGAATGTCTTTCTGGAGCAGTTTGAACGTGCGCTTCCGGCTTCGAGTGTGGCGAACCTGTTTCCTTTTAACTACTCCGGCAAGACCGATAAGAACGGATTTTATATCGGGAGGGATAAGTTTGGAAGCAATGTCATTGTAGATTTCAACCAAAGGGCGGATGACAAGACGAATGCCAATATCCTCATCCTTGGAAACTCCGGGCAGGGAAAATCCTACCTGTTAAAACTGATACAGACCATCCTGCGTGAGTCCGGGATGAAAGTCATCTGCCTGGACCCGGAGCATGAATATGTTGACCTGACCGGAAATCTGGGAGGCTGTTTTGTGGATCTGATGAGCGGGGAGTATATCATCAATGTGTTAGAACCCAAAACATGGGATGAAAACGGCAGCCCGGAGGATACGGAGGCACCCTATGCGTTCCGCTGTTCCTCAAAATTAAGCCAGCATATCTCCTTCTTAAAAGACTTTTTCCGAAGCTATAAGAATTTTACGGACAGCCAGCTTGACACGATAGAAATCATGTTGGCGAAACTTTATGAGAAGTGGAACATAGGGGATGATACGGACTTTGGCAGGCTTACGCCAAAGGATTACCCGATCCTGTCTGACCTTTACGATCTGATGGAAGAGGAATATAAGCATTACGATGCGAAGAAGAAACAACTGTATACCGCAGAGCTTCTGCAGGAAATCTGTCTTGGACTTCACTCCATGTGTAAGGGAGCGGAGTCCAAATTTTTTAACGGACATACGAATATCACAGACAGCAGTTTTCTGACTTTCGGTGTCAAGGGACTGCTTCAGGCGAGCAAAAATGTGAAGGATGCCATGCTGTTTAATGTGCTTTCCTACATGTCCAATGAACTTCTGACCAACGGGCATACGGCAGCCTGCATCGATGAGTTTTATCTGTTCCTTACCAACCTGACCGCCGTGGAATATATCCGAAACTTTATGAAACGTGTGCGAAAAAAGGACAGTGCCGTCATCCTTGCCAGCCAGAATCTGGAGGACTTCAATATCGATGGAATCCGGGAGTATACGAAACCGCTGTTTTCCATCCCAACCCATGTATTTCTGTTCAATGCGGGAAACATCGATTCCAGATTTTATATCGACACCCTGCAGCTTGAGCAGAGCGAATACAACCTGATCCGCTATCCGCAGAGGGGCGTGTGCCTCTATAAATGCGGCAATGAACGTTACAACCTTATGGTACATGCACCGGAGTACAAGGAGAAACTGTTCGGAAGTGCCGGAGGACGATAA
- a CDS encoding amidoligase family protein, translated as MDMREQKFGIEIEMTGITRQRAAEVMAAYFSSTFSYDGGSYEEYSVRDAAGRRWKVMYDSSIEAQKKGGGYAGSEYKVEFVSPICEYADIPVIQELIRQLRHAGAVAGKNTGIHVHINAAPHDARTLRNITNIMYSKEDLIYKALQVDVEREHRYCQKVEEDFLQELNRKKPKSLEEVSRIWYKGVDGRHRHYHESRYHCLNLHSVFQKGTIEFRLFNSTTHAGKIKAYIQLCLAISAQALNQKCASRIKTASTNEKYTFRTWLLRLGMIGDEFKTARKFLLENLEGGIAWKDPEQAVRQKERLRAMKEKKELEIGHAQQADSMEEEVPEDAQGMNMTM; from the coding sequence ATGGACATGAGGGAGCAGAAATTCGGCATTGAGATCGAGATGACAGGCATTACCAGACAGCGTGCTGCGGAGGTCATGGCAGCCTATTTTTCCTCTACGTTCAGCTATGACGGCGGAAGCTATGAAGAGTACAGTGTCAGGGATGCGGCAGGCCGCAGATGGAAAGTCATGTATGACTCCAGCATTGAGGCGCAGAAAAAAGGCGGCGGTTATGCGGGGAGTGAGTACAAGGTAGAATTTGTTTCCCCTATCTGTGAATACGCGGATATCCCTGTCATACAGGAACTCATCCGGCAGCTCCGGCATGCAGGTGCAGTGGCAGGAAAGAATACAGGCATCCATGTGCATATCAACGCGGCACCCCATGATGCAAGGACACTGCGGAACATCACCAACATCATGTACAGCAAGGAAGATTTGATCTATAAGGCACTTCAGGTAGATGTAGAGAGGGAGCATCGTTACTGCCAGAAGGTGGAAGAGGACTTTTTGCAGGAACTGAACCGGAAGAAACCAAAGAGTCTGGAGGAAGTGAGCAGGATCTGGTACAAGGGGGTTGATGGAAGGCACAGGCATTACCATGAAAGCCGTTACCACTGTCTGAATCTGCACAGCGTGTTCCAGAAGGGAACGATTGAGTTTCGTCTGTTTAACTCCACTACCCATGCAGGAAAAATAAAGGCATATATCCAGCTCTGCCTTGCCATTTCTGCGCAGGCATTGAACCAGAAATGTGCCAGCCGGATCAAGACTGCCAGCACCAACGAAAAATATACATTCCGTACCTGGCTGTTAAGGCTGGGAATGATCGGGGATGAATTTAAGACGGCGCGGAAGTTTCTTCTGGAAAATCTGGAGGGCGGCATTGCATGGAAGGACCCGGAACAGGCTGTGAGACAGAAGGAAAGACTGCGTGCGATGAAAGAAAAGAAAGAACTGGAAATCGGACATGCACAGCAGGCAGACAGCATGGAAGAAGAGGTGCCGGAGGATGCACAGGGAATGAACATGACCATGTAA
- a CDS encoding gamma-glutamylcyclotransferase family protein produces the protein MNMTGRRYIAYGSNLNRGQMALRCPDAKVVGTGEIKDYELLFRGNRNGAVATVEPKKGESVPVLIWEISPRDEFNLDRYEGYPRLYGKEMLEVEMDGKREKMMAYTMTDGYAMGVPSEHYLATIRTGYQEAGFDEDVLMAGVEKSRERMKQEMEAERMEEASWSQQLPL, from the coding sequence ATGAACATGACAGGAAGAAGATATATTGCATATGGCTCGAACTTAAACCGGGGGCAGATGGCACTGCGCTGCCCCGATGCAAAGGTGGTAGGAACCGGGGAAATCAAGGACTATGAGCTGTTGTTCCGTGGAAACAGGAACGGGGCGGTAGCCACGGTGGAGCCGAAAAAAGGGGAGAGTGTGCCGGTGTTAATCTGGGAGATCAGTCCGAGAGATGAGTTTAACCTGGACCGTTATGAGGGATATCCGAGACTGTATGGAAAAGAAATGCTGGAAGTGGAGATGGATGGAAAACGGGAGAAAATGATGGCATATACCATGACGGATGGGTATGCCATGGGAGTCCCTTCGGAACACTACCTTGCTACTATCCGCACCGGATATCAGGAGGCAGGATTTGATGAGGATGTTCTGATGGCAGGTGTTGAAAAGAGCAGGGAGCGCATGAAACAGGAGATGGAAGCAGAGAGAATGGAGGAAGCATCATGGAGCCAGCAACTGCCGCTCTGA
- a CDS encoding C40 family peptidase, protein MEPATAALIARAAIAAGTNKKVWTGIASVLAALCLPVILAVMCYISIASGGTEHNRAAVHLAFDGGEAPDGMPADYQAYVRQMQESFAELDAILDDIDGMTEGELCDRYLVKSVFYSLYFGADRVRLETDDYKKFADCFVDYEERTQNAEQEDGTVTLEKYTVAVAIGDKTKIFQKLASDYGVTATYEQQSNAVNVWYVAKYDTAAPTEGDEFSDWSGWNGAGDIPVYDLPANGNGSDIVQLALSRLGHPYSQALRGTGNYVDCSYLTLWCYRQIGISLPGTAAEQGRYMVEHNLTVAKESLQPGDLVFWSHKPNGRYMNITHVGIYAGDGMVVDASYSKGKVVYRPLFDNDKQVLYGRPQ, encoded by the coding sequence ATGGAGCCAGCAACTGCCGCTCTGATCGCAAGGGCAGCCATAGCAGCCGGAACCAATAAAAAAGTGTGGACAGGGATTGCCTCTGTACTGGCAGCCCTGTGCCTTCCGGTCATCCTTGCCGTCATGTGCTACATCAGCATTGCTTCCGGTGGAACAGAACATAACCGGGCGGCAGTGCATCTGGCATTCGATGGAGGGGAAGCACCGGATGGAATGCCTGCGGATTATCAGGCTTATGTCCGCCAGATGCAGGAAAGTTTTGCGGAGCTGGATGCCATATTAGATGACATTGATGGCATGACAGAAGGGGAACTGTGCGACAGGTATCTGGTCAAATCCGTTTTTTATTCTCTGTATTTCGGCGCAGACCGGGTACGGCTTGAGACGGATGATTATAAAAAATTTGCAGACTGTTTTGTGGATTATGAGGAACGGACACAAAACGCAGAGCAGGAGGACGGGACAGTCACGCTGGAAAAATATACCGTGGCAGTTGCCATTGGGGATAAGACAAAAATCTTCCAAAAACTTGCATCCGACTATGGAGTTACCGCAACTTATGAACAACAGTCCAATGCAGTCAATGTGTGGTATGTGGCAAAGTATGACACAGCGGCCCCTACAGAGGGGGATGAATTTTCCGACTGGAGCGGCTGGAACGGGGCAGGGGATATCCCTGTGTATGATCTGCCGGCCAATGGGAATGGAAGTGATATCGTACAGCTTGCATTATCGAGACTGGGGCATCCGTACTCGCAGGCACTCCGCGGAACCGGGAATTATGTCGACTGCAGTTACCTGACACTGTGGTGCTACAGACAGATAGGAATCTCCCTGCCGGGAACGGCGGCAGAGCAGGGAAGATATATGGTGGAGCATAACCTGACGGTTGCAAAGGAATCACTGCAGCCGGGGGACCTTGTGTTCTGGAGCCACAAACCAAACGGAAGATACATGAACATCACGCATGTGGGAATCTATGCCGGGGATGGCATGGTCGTGGATGCGTCCTATTCCAAAGGGAAGGTGGTGTACCGTCCCCTGTTTGACAACGATAAGCAGGTACTGTATGGCAGACCGCAGTAA
- a CDS encoding DUF6103 family protein → MAEKEIKITFAGEKLEALSFFLAEQGGKTVEELLKSHLDKSYEKNVPAQVRKFVESRMETLQETANQEQESQRTGGTRQQRASGRRSRETQNQEEQPREPVLETVEETAENTMSMGM, encoded by the coding sequence ATGGCAGAAAAAGAAATAAAAATCACATTTGCCGGGGAGAAACTGGAGGCATTAAGTTTCTTTCTGGCAGAGCAGGGAGGAAAAACCGTGGAGGAGCTGTTGAAGAGCCATCTCGATAAATCTTATGAGAAAAATGTTCCTGCACAGGTCAGAAAATTTGTGGAGAGCAGGATGGAAACTCTACAGGAGACAGCAAATCAGGAGCAGGAATCCCAGAGAACGGGAGGCACAAGACAGCAGAGAGCATCCGGCAGGCGGAGCAGGGAGACACAGAATCAGGAAGAGCAGCCGAGAGAGCCGGTGCTGGAAACTGTGGAAGAGACAGCAGAAAATACGATGAGCATGGGAATGTGA
- a CDS encoding DUF5688 family protein codes for MNGYEEKIKDRLFLEVCNAAGREEWDGLAHQQKENLMLVCRLSGYDEKFQRDCGLVTREQMEHWGIEEEVLFQDAWANMFAKRPPLLMDFEDAYGHHYDQNILSMEKKPERIWRTDADFYVLTNNMDHGAVYMMDEATLQKSAEKLDGNLIVLPASIHDVYLMVEREGLDMERLRNGVYGANRAFPEADYLSDEIYRYDRDTHRLSVIPASVQEEQAGMVLS; via the coding sequence GTGAACGGATATGAAGAGAAAATAAAAGACCGTCTGTTTCTGGAAGTGTGCAATGCGGCAGGCAGAGAGGAATGGGACGGACTGGCGCATCAGCAGAAGGAAAACCTCATGCTGGTATGCCGTCTCAGCGGGTATGACGAAAAGTTTCAGAGGGACTGCGGACTTGTCACCAGAGAGCAGATGGAGCATTGGGGGATAGAAGAAGAGGTGCTTTTTCAGGATGCATGGGCAAATATGTTTGCAAAACGTCCGCCGCTCCTTATGGATTTTGAGGATGCCTACGGGCATCACTATGACCAGAATATCCTTTCGATGGAGAAAAAACCGGAGAGAATCTGGAGGACGGATGCCGACTTTTATGTCCTTACCAACAACATGGATCATGGGGCGGTGTACATGATGGACGAGGCAACGCTGCAAAAATCAGCAGAAAAGCTGGATGGAAATCTGATCGTCCTTCCGGCATCCATCCACGATGTGTATCTTATGGTGGAGAGGGAAGGTCTGGACATGGAACGGCTGAGGAATGGGGTATATGGAGCAAACAGGGCGTTCCCGGAGGCAGACTATCTGTCCGATGAGATTTATCGATATGACAGGGATACGCACAGGCTGTCTGTCATACCGGCGAGCGTGCAGGAAGAGCAGGCAGGAATGGTGCTTTCTTAA
- a CDS encoding DUF6329 domain-containing protein translates to MRAVFSRKEPKIEAKEFCVEKVIMLPAGEYESFTNHLMHRHDFIRENLDFMYEKDGVRHCLLVTGEGMEEGVLVESEGSSYARYFAFVPSVSGILEQEQAVKETQTLSMIKESGQEEQAGMVLS, encoded by the coding sequence ATGAGAGCAGTATTTTCCAGAAAAGAGCCGAAGATAGAGGCGAAAGAATTCTGTGTGGAAAAGGTCATCATGCTTCCGGCTGGGGAGTATGAATCTTTTACCAATCATCTGATGCACAGGCATGATTTTATCAGGGAAAATTTGGATTTCATGTATGAAAAAGATGGGGTGCGGCACTGTCTTTTAGTAACCGGAGAGGGCATGGAGGAAGGTGTTCTGGTGGAGAGCGAAGGGTCATCTTACGCCAGATACTTTGCCTTTGTGCCATCGGTAAGCGGCATTTTGGAACAGGAGCAGGCAGTGAAGGAAACACAGACGCTGTCCATGATAAAGGAAAGCGGACAGGAAGAGCAGGCAGGAATGGTGCTTTCTTAA